A single Kribbella aluminosa DNA region contains:
- a CDS encoding DUF2087 domain-containing protein, protein MNADQLCGLLAEPSRLRTYSAIVLGAATPEQVAGSTGLDAPVVAKALQRLTKGGLITASREGFTADAGVFKDAVRAQLPERVPLDPDPARDNVLKSFIRDGRLTHFPTFPDKYKVVLEYLVQSFEVGRGYPEPELNELLNRWHPDHAALRRGLVDARLLQRENSVYTRTT, encoded by the coding sequence ATGAACGCCGATCAATTGTGTGGTCTGCTGGCCGAACCGTCGAGGTTGCGGACGTACTCCGCGATCGTCCTCGGCGCCGCCACTCCTGAGCAGGTGGCCGGGAGTACCGGGTTGGACGCTCCGGTCGTGGCGAAGGCGCTGCAGCGGTTGACCAAGGGCGGGCTGATCACGGCGAGCCGCGAGGGGTTCACGGCGGACGCCGGGGTTTTCAAGGACGCCGTACGCGCGCAGCTGCCCGAGCGGGTTCCGCTGGATCCGGATCCAGCCCGGGACAACGTGCTGAAGTCCTTCATCCGGGACGGTCGGCTGACGCACTTCCCGACGTTCCCGGACAAGTACAAGGTCGTCCTGGAGTACCTCGTGCAGAGCTTCGAGGTCGGTCGCGGGTACCCCGAGCCCGAGCTCAACGAGCTGCTCAACCGCTGGCACCCGGACCACGCCGCACTCCGGCGCGGGCTGGTGGACGCACGCCTGCTGCAGCGAGAGAACAGCGTCTACACACGTACTACGTGA
- a CDS encoding P1 family peptidase — MQPGPHNAITDVPGIHVGQVERLDPPYLTGTTVVHVPHTAVAAVDVRGGAPGTRETDLLSPVNSNGGVNAIVLTGGSAFGLDTAGPVMRWLEERGQGVRVGRGEHDVVPIVPTAVIFDLARGGDFKARPEPSWGADAIAAASGGPVALGNHGAGAGARAGSLKGGAGSASVRLDDGTTVGALVIVNAAGSTIDADGTLYGARLGLGDEFANLSTPTEPPPAAGNPIPGPSMNTVIAVVATDVPLDKAATKRMAMIAHDGLARAIDPIHTLVDGDSIFALSTATEGPRLSVTDPAALGQLETVYAAGARTLTRAIVHAMLNAESVQTPDGGIPSYRDAFPSAFRTTT, encoded by the coding sequence ATGCAGCCTGGCCCGCACAACGCGATCACCGACGTCCCCGGAATCCACGTAGGTCAGGTCGAGCGCCTCGACCCGCCGTACCTGACCGGAACGACCGTCGTACACGTCCCACACACAGCGGTCGCAGCCGTCGACGTCCGCGGCGGCGCGCCCGGGACCCGCGAGACCGACCTGCTCTCGCCGGTGAACTCGAACGGCGGCGTGAACGCCATCGTCCTGACCGGCGGCAGCGCGTTCGGGCTCGACACGGCCGGCCCGGTGATGCGCTGGCTGGAGGAGCGCGGCCAGGGCGTCCGCGTCGGTCGGGGCGAGCACGACGTGGTGCCGATCGTCCCCACCGCGGTGATCTTCGACCTGGCCCGCGGCGGCGACTTCAAGGCCCGCCCGGAGCCGTCCTGGGGCGCCGACGCGATCGCCGCGGCCTCCGGCGGACCGGTTGCCCTGGGCAACCACGGCGCCGGGGCGGGTGCCCGGGCCGGCTCGCTGAAGGGCGGTGCCGGATCGGCCAGCGTGCGGCTCGACGACGGTACGACGGTCGGCGCGCTGGTGATCGTGAACGCGGCCGGCTCGACGATCGACGCCGACGGCACCCTGTACGGCGCCCGCCTCGGCCTCGGCGACGAGTTCGCCAACCTCAGCACCCCGACCGAGCCCCCACCGGCCGCGGGCAACCCCATCCCCGGTCCCTCGATGAATACCGTCATCGCGGTCGTCGCCACCGACGTACCGCTGGACAAGGCCGCGACCAAGCGGATGGCGATGATCGCGCACGACGGGCTGGCGCGCGCGATCGACCCGATCCACACGCTCGTCGACGGCGACAGCATCTTCGCCCTGTCCACCGCGACGGAAGGCCCGCGGCTGAGCGTCACCGACCCGGCCGCGCTCGGTCAGCTGGAGACCGTGTACGCCGCCGGCGCGCGGACGCTGACCCGGGCGATCGTGCACGCGATGCTCAACGCGGAGTCCGTGCAGACGCCGGACGGCGGCATCCCGAGCTACCGGGACGCGTTCCCGTCGGCGTTCCGGACTACGACCTGA
- a CDS encoding ABC transporter ATP-binding protein — MNFQSPQVAPQVVLSGHGLVKYYGSVVGLAGVDVAVRSGEALAVMGPSGNGKTTLLHVLAGILTPDQGEVWLGGERVDQLNDAARTVMRRRRLGFVFQDNQLLAELPADENVALPLMVDGLSRRDAIARARNTLSQVGLAAEVGRRPGELSGGQAQRVAIARALVGEPQVVFADEPTGALDAATGSQVIELLVGAATYRGAAVVVVTHDNAVAARCHRSLTIVDGRVGDGAHLVPARPGMDGSGAVR, encoded by the coding sequence ATGAACTTCCAGAGTCCCCAGGTTGCGCCCCAGGTCGTGCTCAGTGGTCACGGCCTCGTCAAGTACTACGGCAGCGTCGTCGGCCTGGCCGGTGTGGACGTGGCCGTCCGCTCCGGTGAGGCGCTCGCGGTGATGGGCCCGAGCGGCAACGGCAAGACGACCCTGCTCCACGTGCTGGCCGGCATCCTCACGCCGGACCAGGGCGAGGTGTGGCTGGGCGGCGAACGGGTCGACCAGCTGAACGACGCGGCCCGGACGGTAATGCGCCGCCGGCGGCTCGGGTTCGTGTTCCAGGACAACCAGCTGCTCGCGGAGCTGCCCGCGGACGAGAACGTGGCGCTGCCGCTGATGGTCGACGGCCTGAGCCGGCGGGACGCGATCGCCCGGGCGCGGAACACGCTGTCCCAGGTCGGACTGGCTGCCGAGGTCGGCCGCCGCCCAGGTGAGCTGTCCGGCGGCCAGGCGCAGCGCGTCGCCATCGCCCGTGCGCTCGTCGGCGAGCCGCAGGTGGTGTTCGCCGACGAGCCGACCGGCGCGCTGGACGCGGCGACCGGCTCGCAGGTCATCGAGCTCCTGGTCGGCGCTGCCACGTACCGAGGCGCCGCAGTAGTAGTCGTAACCCACGACAACGCCGTAGCCGCCCGCTGCCACCGCTCCCTCACCATCGTCGACGGCCGAGTCGGCGACGGTGCACACCTCGTGCCGGCGCGGCCGGGGATGGATGGGTCGGGGGCCGTCCGATGA
- a CDS encoding DUF5998 family protein → MRDLNTPELADASADLRDAIDRCGYYPDVVTDSLEVAIADEPIRAYVLQHEPTFDRDEVRRHITILALTPTRLIVGHTDEHAADELIRAPYASTSTEAIPLHRVNAVVVNRVVPNPAGYATGKADPAVAGSGEVVLTIGWGMVNRIDLEPAVCADPNCEADHGYTGSVAADDISLRISAAADGPAGIQQVLEFAKALSFATSSR, encoded by the coding sequence ATGCGTGACCTGAATACACCGGAGCTCGCGGATGCGTCGGCGGACCTCCGCGACGCGATAGATCGGTGCGGCTACTACCCCGACGTGGTGACCGATTCGCTCGAGGTGGCGATCGCCGACGAGCCGATCCGGGCCTATGTCCTGCAGCACGAGCCGACGTTCGACCGCGACGAGGTCCGGCGGCACATCACGATCCTGGCGCTGACCCCGACCCGGCTGATCGTCGGGCACACCGACGAGCACGCCGCCGACGAGCTGATCCGCGCGCCGTACGCGTCGACCTCCACCGAGGCGATCCCGCTGCACCGGGTGAACGCCGTCGTGGTGAACCGCGTCGTGCCGAACCCGGCGGGCTACGCCACCGGCAAGGCCGACCCGGCGGTGGCCGGCAGCGGCGAGGTCGTGCTCACCATCGGCTGGGGCATGGTGAACCGGATCGACCTCGAGCCGGCCGTCTGCGCCGACCCGAACTGCGAGGCCGACCACGGCTACACCGGCTCGGTCGCGGCCGACGACATCTCGCTGCGGATCAGCGCCGCCGCGGACGGCCCGGCGGGGATCCAGCAGGTGCTCGAGTTCGCGAAGGCGCTCTCGTTCGCGACCAGCAGCAGGTAG
- a CDS encoding alkaline phosphatase family protein — protein MIDPVSPQYGGGALADVLPSVAGALSVPGETNVLDLPPASRYAVLLFDGLGWNLLQRYADAAPYLSSLAGRSLTAGVPSTTAVSLTSLGTGLPPGAHGIVGYTSIVPETGALLNALQWDAPVDPRRWQPHGTVFDRVMAAGVATRNVSKVRFEKSGLTAAAFRGSMHRGADTIEDRLDATRFASREGQSSLVYVYDSQLDYIGHQQGCDSAQWQKELAAADMFAQQVRSALPRDAVLIVVADHGMIDVAPENRVDLDEEPALTEGVSLIGGESRFRHLYCVPGAEADVLATYRARVGDKALVLTRAEAIARGWFGPTVEDRVSPRLGDVIVAALGPLALVASRRHAQEAGLIGLHGSLTPDEMEIPLLVDAGY, from the coding sequence GTGATCGACCCGGTTTCCCCGCAGTACGGCGGTGGTGCCCTCGCCGACGTGCTGCCGTCGGTGGCCGGCGCGCTGTCGGTGCCGGGGGAGACCAACGTCCTGGACCTGCCGCCCGCGTCGCGGTACGCCGTGCTGCTCTTCGACGGCCTCGGGTGGAACCTGCTGCAGCGGTACGCCGACGCTGCGCCGTACCTGTCCTCGCTCGCGGGGCGCAGTCTGACCGCGGGGGTGCCGTCGACGACCGCGGTGAGCCTGACCAGCCTCGGCACGGGACTGCCGCCAGGTGCGCACGGCATCGTCGGCTACACGTCGATCGTTCCGGAGACCGGTGCGCTGCTCAACGCGTTGCAGTGGGATGCACCGGTGGATCCGCGGCGGTGGCAGCCGCACGGGACCGTGTTCGACCGGGTGATGGCGGCGGGTGTTGCCACGCGCAATGTGAGCAAGGTGCGGTTCGAGAAGTCAGGTCTGACGGCTGCGGCGTTCCGGGGGAGTATGCATCGCGGTGCGGACACCATCGAGGACCGGCTGGACGCGACCCGGTTCGCGAGCCGGGAAGGTCAGTCGTCGCTGGTGTACGTGTACGACTCGCAGCTCGACTACATCGGCCACCAGCAAGGCTGCGACTCGGCACAGTGGCAGAAGGAGCTCGCCGCCGCCGACATGTTCGCGCAGCAGGTGCGCTCCGCGCTGCCGCGGGACGCCGTACTGATCGTGGTCGCTGACCACGGGATGATCGACGTCGCCCCCGAGAACCGGGTCGACCTCGACGAGGAGCCCGCGCTGACCGAGGGCGTCAGCCTGATCGGCGGCGAGTCCCGTTTTCGTCATCTGTACTGCGTGCCGGGCGCGGAGGCCGACGTACTGGCCACGTACCGCGCACGGGTCGGCGACAAGGCGCTGGTGCTGACCCGCGCGGAGGCGATCGCTCGCGGCTGGTTCGGTCCGACGGTCGAGGACCGGGTCTCGCCGCGGCTCGGTGACGTGATCGTCGCGGCACTCGGCCCGCTCGCGCTGGTCGCCAGCCGTCGGCACGCACAGGAGGCCGGGCTGATCGGCCTGCACGGATCCCTCACGCCGGACGAGATGGAGATCCCGCTGCTGGTCGACGCCGGGTACTAG
- a CDS encoding FtsX-like permease family protein, which translates to MSPMTDLGLRFVRRPGPGGRAANLAAFGATAVVALLVTFLIAGSLGLTHRSDRIGWRSADKADPATAVGMLNVSDNQTVDGHRTTVLDLVVLKPNEPAPPGLDHAPKPGEVYVSPEVANHWSSLSKQYGVDKPTGIISSKGLSSPEEFVIIHGVDTIPAAEHPQYLSSWNDNVWDSRMLGLLIAVAFGITLVLFPILSLVGQAAGVAAKRREHRLAALRLAGATRSQVLWLSAVEQAVLGLAGAVVGLVGYTALSPLIAQIPLGGGRWYLGDITVQWWTVLVVLVAVPILSVISALIGLGRVSITPLGVVRGQTRKGVTALRAGLLVVGPAILGYYGLRGAFLPLLFGVGFAALAVRVIGPWAVQLVGKAMANSANRPVTLLAGRRLVDDPKGAFRPVAALVLSGFVTGFISVFMPSGNDNPSFQDMRIGVALLLSLVFLTVAASTAAGAVGTALDQAAPARALRRSGVPLQVIERAARLAAVVPVLGVGLPVVGFGALCGLALSGGRVITQGSSGLVLLLGQVIVGLVLVAVAGAAGAPVLRKASAN; encoded by the coding sequence ATGAGCCCGATGACGGACCTCGGGCTGCGGTTCGTACGCCGGCCAGGCCCGGGCGGACGGGCTGCGAACCTGGCCGCGTTCGGCGCGACGGCCGTGGTGGCGCTGCTGGTGACGTTCCTGATCGCGGGGTCGCTGGGGCTGACGCATCGGTCCGACCGGATCGGGTGGCGGAGCGCGGACAAGGCCGACCCGGCGACCGCGGTCGGCATGCTCAACGTGAGTGACAACCAGACGGTGGACGGCCACCGTACGACGGTGCTCGACCTCGTGGTGCTGAAGCCGAACGAGCCCGCACCGCCGGGCCTCGACCACGCACCGAAGCCCGGCGAGGTCTACGTGTCGCCGGAGGTCGCCAACCACTGGTCGAGCCTCAGCAAGCAGTACGGCGTGGACAAACCGACAGGCATCATCAGCAGCAAGGGCCTGTCATCGCCGGAGGAGTTCGTCATCATCCACGGCGTCGACACGATCCCCGCAGCCGAACACCCGCAGTACCTGAGCAGCTGGAACGACAACGTCTGGGACAGCCGTATGCTCGGCCTGCTCATCGCGGTCGCGTTCGGCATCACCCTGGTGCTGTTCCCGATCCTCAGCCTCGTCGGACAGGCAGCAGGTGTCGCAGCCAAGCGCCGTGAACACCGGCTGGCCGCACTGCGTCTCGCAGGAGCTACACGCAGCCAGGTGCTCTGGCTGAGCGCTGTAGAGCAAGCCGTGCTCGGCCTTGCAGGTGCGGTGGTCGGGCTGGTCGGCTACACCGCCCTGAGCCCACTGATCGCGCAGATCCCGCTCGGCGGCGGCCGTTGGTACCTCGGCGACATCACCGTGCAGTGGTGGACCGTCCTGGTCGTACTGGTCGCAGTTCCGATCCTGTCCGTCATCAGCGCGCTCATCGGCCTCGGTCGCGTCAGCATCACGCCCCTGGGCGTCGTTCGCGGTCAGACCCGTAAGGGCGTCACCGCACTCCGTGCAGGTCTCTTGGTGGTCGGCCCGGCAATCCTTGGGTACTACGGGCTGCGTGGCGCGTTCCTGCCGCTGCTGTTCGGTGTGGGCTTCGCAGCCCTTGCTGTACGAGTGATCGGGCCGTGGGCGGTGCAATTGGTCGGTAAGGCGATGGCCAACAGCGCAAACCGGCCCGTGACGCTGCTGGCCGGCCGACGGCTCGTGGACGACCCCAAGGGTGCCTTCAGGCCCGTGGCTGCGCTGGTTTTGTCCGGGTTCGTGACTGGCTTCATCTCGGTGTTCATGCCGTCCGGCAACGACAACCCGAGCTTCCAGGACATGCGGATCGGCGTCGCGCTCCTGCTGTCCCTGGTGTTCCTGACGGTGGCTGCGTCCACGGCCGCCGGCGCAGTCGGTACGGCGCTGGACCAGGCGGCACCAGCCCGAGCGCTACGGCGTTCCGGCGTACCGCTGCAGGTGATCGAGCGGGCCGCCCGGCTCGCGGCCGTCGTACCTGTGCTCGGTGTAGGCCTGCCAGTGGTCGGGTTCGGGGCCCTGTGCGGGCTGGCGCTCAGCGGCGGGCGGGTGATCACGCAGGGGAGCTCAGGCCTCGTTCTGCTGCTCGGGCAGGTGATCGTGGGCCTCGTGCTGGTCGCGGTCGCGGGTGCCGCGGGCGCACCGGTGCTGCGGAAGGCAAGTGCGAACTGA